From a region of the Branchiostoma floridae strain S238N-H82 chromosome 13, Bfl_VNyyK, whole genome shotgun sequence genome:
- the LOC118429426 gene encoding uncharacterized protein LOC118429426, protein MVTWAQHVLFIFICVILVTFLSTCSADEEKVSVIDVTSNTEMAGMLLYLKDEARQKFFSDCIQHFCENHELAEYNSDMWTSKEVKAANHDRFWALYRCTVKKEPSQCPVDGGWTQWSEFDLCSLTCGEGLRYRRRTCSNPLPQNGGYPCDGLAIDTMSCEERPCPQTGHAHHHVSSLQGAIDRLNEVHAANPHLEQLCVFAKCTYEQVTHLLPNMHEVNSYWSDLTCYKYSRSCRVDGQWSEWGPWSDCSVGCGQGSNVRRRNCSDPAPQNGGWRCAGKSVEIKECIQNKKCSSGNCTNILLEGTPIAEDNLPGVTAYIAGDETWKGHPVFRAKGNGPCRGRCVVYYADDHGGMWCFSTQSVSADLRCFIMAWGGPQHPTKTNEIYEFSRKQLDASEQFNLNSDLHVVCNEDAKEWMNIWSPWGQCQGDPYCSIGTRQRQMTCPSGIEGCPRRTEAGNGVVATSEEFCTLPPCPVNGGWSGWSGWSVSTSDCGEGKRGRFRTCNRPIPQAHGKDCPGPRLLVKAVNVSCLEEDVHRRKKRESGGQGQQSPNGNYGQGQQSPNGNYGQGQQSPGGNYGQGQQSPGGNYDQGQQSPNGNYDQGQQSPNGNYDQGQQSPNGNYDQGQQSPNGNYGQGQQSPNDNFVQGQQSPDENFIQGQQYPDDNFVQGQQYPDENFVQGQQYPDENFVQEQQYPNENYGKGQQSPGGNYGQGQQSPNGNYDQGQQSPNGNYGQGQQSPDGNYGQEQQSPNENYDQGQQSPGGNYDQGQQSPNENFVQGQQSPDENFIQGQQYPDENFVQGQQYPDENFVQGQQYPDENFVQGQQYPDENFVQRQQYPDESFVQGQQYPDENFVRGQHSPDENLNQGQHSMDGRIVQGPSSVAMNENFVHQEHDTYDENRDYEENREYDYQQVSYDNTPESSDEGEVIAEMSDEQSRTTSEGMVVFPSFLEIAGEQSPDLAYLSDWGQWTSCTQTCGEGIRRRIRQCLWTERRCRGDIRDIQLCNIQPCPVDGGYSEWSPWTACSLTCGDGTQSRNRVCTNPAPSHGGQVCTGPAREEKACEMTRCPDSGVEQAWQWQSWESWQPCDRTCGMGSRQRRRGCMVNPNVEQANSGGHLNCIGRRMEIIECHVADCAENGNWAAWSSWSDCTATCGDGVRTRDRTCTDPAPYGDGTECDGQGTEVEHCSIPPCIETDGTTRIFNKDSYVMYASPSHPSHIWRAFVRFFPYTGDGLLLWTENDVKHETIDNDNVKIELGLKDGLVVLKAIIGKAKVDVPGDEPKLEAWNDLVATIAGERVSLRVNDGDIQEQLFDVEPPRISFWGPLFLGGVISYQKDSSFESGFEGKVSDLWINYQQFSLKEHAWSGDRIPVEGYKSMDEKTDLVAASRSFSGQEYAVIPITPPRHAQGSSTISMVLMPSEGEGLLFYNQGTEVGTYIILLLKDNHVVLKLGLGWEDVHTTGEEVTPNRWIHLQLTITKWGDAEMRINSGPATQLSREGMQYQPGPSLLIGGVTDALWKDLIEFQHVPEKRGFVGVIYSVKVYGQEFKMTDVALQRRGLLINSATTSKAAHYKEIVTSKGSSLKLRCDYSFITRGKNHSNPHVIWMKEDRRQLEGTFVNITNGEPKNKHVSMLHLRDLHSSMTGSYSCLVEYGGREVVTNAFGILVEPPPQIPEEQRTMTPAEADNMALEIILVVLLVLFAVVISFCFAARIRCCRERFPVLGTLYTQMVDKAGKSKIVRKAGDAVQKAGKSKIVRTAGEAVQSIKTGMDKIGAKLRPNRWQGDSGFEQLHHKFGAKIRSDLYKDQTDSANEDEERIKEPPDHDTVVSLSPVAPASRTSLAMVDNVSPAQSLYSNMSLVDKRRASLTKSGSNDIDACECSPTSKSVLPEHISCTMTSSLSPSPSGARRRLSMEEVPTTPPSSDFLISSPSTTPLQSRVSSSVPASPEPFSISTPGSSPPASPEKAKPGEPPPAAGPPGPTPAAGSPGPPSAGSPGPPPVAGPPPATGPPPAAGPPPAAGPPSAVDPLGPPPASGPPPAAGPPGPLPAAGPPPAAGTPGPPPSSGPPPAAGSPGPPPAAGPPPAAGPPPAVGPPPAAGPPGPPPAAEPSPAAGPPGPPPASGPPPAAGPPGPPPASGPPPAAGPPGPPPAAEPSPAAGPPGPPPASGPPPAAGPPGPPPASGPPPAAGPPGPPPAAEPSPAAGPPGPPPAAGPPPAAGPPGPPPAAEPSPAAGPPGPPPASGPPPAAGPPGPPPAAEPSPAAGPPGPPPAAEPSPAAGPPGPPPAADSSGPPPPPPPLPSSSRRSSRSDYG, encoded by the exons GCCACGCCCACCACCATGTCTCCTCATTACAAGGTGCGATAGATCGTCTGAATGAAGTCCATGCAGCTAATCCCCATCTTGAACAGTTGTGTGTCTTCGCTAAGTGCACTTACGAGCAAGTAACACACTTACTTCCAAACATGCACGAAGTC AATTCCTACTGGTCGGATCTGACCTGCTATAAGTATTCCAGGTCATGCAGAG tcgatggacagtggtcGGAATGGGGTCCGTGGAGCGACTGTTCAGTAGGCTGCGGACAGGGCTCCAATGTCCGCCGACGGAACTGTAGCGACCCGGCACCGCAGAATGGCGGCTGGAGGTGTGCCGGCAAGTCTGTGGAGATCAAAGAGtgcatacaaaacaagaaatgttcctCAGGAA ATTGTACCAATATACTTTTGGAGGGGACTCCAATAGCCGAGGATAACCTACCTGGCGTGACTGCCTACATTGCCGGAGACGAGACTTGGAAGGGTCATCCAGTTTTTAGGGCCAAAGGGAACGGCCCATGTAGGGGTAGATGTGTTGTCTACTATGCGGATGACCATGGCGGGATGTGGTGCTTCAGCACTCAGTCTGTTAGTGCCGACTTGAGGTGCTTCATCATGGCTTGGGGAGGACCGCAGCATCCAACGAAGACCAATGAAATCTATGAATTTTCGAGAAAACAGCTTGATGCGAGTGAACAGTTTAATCTTAACTCGGATCTTCATGTCGTCTGCAATG AGGATGCGAAGGAGTGGATGAACATATGGTCCCCCTGGGGTCAGTGCCAGGGAGACCCATACTGCAGCATCGGTACCAGACAACGTCAGATGACCTGTCCATCAGGCATCGAGGGTTGTCCTCGGCGTACTGAGGCCGGAAATGGCGTAGTGGCAACTTCCGAAGAGTTTTGTACTCTTCCACCATGTCCAG TTAATGGTGGCTGGAGTGGCTGGAGCGGGTGGTCAGTGTCCACTAGTGACTGTGGGGAAGGGAAGCGAGGACGGTTCCGGACATGCAACCGGCCAATCCCACAGGCCCATGGAAAGGATTGCCCAGGGCCGCGCCTCTTGGTGAAAGCTGTGAACGTATCCTGTCTTGAGGAAG ATGTTCATAGACGGAAAAAAAGAGAGAGCGGAGGTCAGGGACAGCAAAGTCCAAATGGGAACTATGGTCAGGGACAGCAATCTCCAAATGGGAACTATGGTCAGGGACAGCAATCTCCAGGTGGGAACTATGGTCAGGGACAGCAATCTCCAGGTGGGAACTATGATCAGGGACAGCAATCTCCAAATGGGAACTATGATCAGGGACAGCAATCTCCAAATGGGAACTATGATCAGGGACAGCAATCTCCAAATGGGAACTATGATCAGGGACAGCAATCTCCAAATGGGAACTATGGTCAGGGACAGCAATCTCCAAATGATAACTTCGTTCAAGGACAGCAATCCCCCGATGAGAACTTCATTCAGGGACAGCAATATCCAGATGATAACTTCGTTCAGGGACAGCAATATCCAGATGAGAACTTTGTTCAGGGACAGCAATATCCAGATGAGAATTTTGTTCAGGAACAGCAATATCCAAATGAGAATTATGGTAAGGGACAGCAATCCCCAGGTGGGAACTATGGCCAGGGACAGCAATCTCCAAATGGGAACTATGATCAGGGACAGCAATCTCCAAATGGGAACTATGGTCAGGGACAGCAATCTCCAGATGGGAACTATGGTCAGGAACAGCAATCTCCTAATGAGAACTATGATCAGGGACAGCAATCTCCAGGTGGGAACTATGATCAGGGACAGCAATCTCCGAATGAGAACTTCGTTCAGGGACAGCAATCCCCCGATGAGAACTTCATTCAGGGACAGCAATATCCCGATGAGAACTTCGTTCAGGGACAGCAATATCCAGATGAGAATTTTGTTCAAGGACAGCAATATCCAGATGAGAATTTCGTTCAAGGACAGCAATATCCAGATGAGAACTTCGTTCAGCGACAGCAATATCCAGATGAGAGCTTTGTTCAGGGACAGCAATATCCAGATGAGAACTTTGTTCGGGGACAGCATTCTCCGGATGAGAACTTAAATCAGGGACAACATTCTATGGATGGCAGAATTGTCCAGGGACCGAGTTCTGTGGCTATGAATGAGAACTTCGTCCATCAAGAACATGATACGtatgatgaaaacagagactatgAAGAAAACAGAGAATATGACTACCAGCAAGTGTCATACGACAACACTCCAGAGTCTTCAGATGAGGGAGAAGTGATCGCAGAAATGAGCGATGAACAATCCAGAACCACTTCAGAAGGGATGGTTGTTTTCCCAAGTTTTCTAGAGATAGCTGGAGAGCAAAGTCCAGACTTGGCCTATCTGTCTGACTGGGGACAATGGACATCTTGTACACAGACCTGTGGTGAGGGAATACGGAGAAGGATACGTCAATGTCTATGGACGGAGCGAAGATGCAGAGGAGATATACGCGACATTCAGCTCTGCAACATACAACCCTGTCCAG TTGATGGAGGTTATAGTGAATGGTCCCCATGGACGGCATGTTCCCTAACCTGTGGGGACGGTACACAGTCCCGTAACAGGGTGTGTACCAACCCTGCCCCCAGCCACGgtggacaggtgtgtacaggacCGGCCAGGGAGGAGAAGGCGTGTGAGATGACCAGGTGTCCGGACAGCG GTGTAGAACAGGCGTGGCAGTGGCAGTCCTGGGAGTCATGGCAACCGTGTGACCGGACCTGTGGCATGGGGTCCCGCCAGAGGAGGAGAGGCTGCATGGTCAACCCCAATGTGGAACAGGCCAACAGCGGCGGCCACTTGAACTGCATCGGCAGGAGGATGGAGATCATAGAATGTCACGTTGCCGATTGTGCAG aaAATGGCAACTGGGCAGCTTGGTCTTCCTGGTCGGACTGTACGGCCACTTGTGGAGATGGCGTGAGGACCAGGGACCGGACCTGTACTGACCCTGCaccgtacggagacggtacagAGTGCGATGGACAGGGTACAGAGGTGGAGCACTGCTCAATACCGCCGTGTATAG AAACTGACGGTACCACGCGAATATTCAATAAAGATTCATACGTGATGTACGCATCGCCGTCACACCCCTCTCACATCTGGCGGGCCTTCGTACGTTTCTTCCCGTACACTGGAGATGGTCTCCTGCTATGGACCGAGAACGACGTTAAACACGAGactattgacaatgacaatgtgaaGATAGAGCTCGGGTTGAAAGATGGACTTGTCGTCTTAAAGGCAATTATTGGCAAAGCAAAAGTGGATGTGCCCGGTGATGAACCAAAG CTTGAAGCGTGGAATGACCTAGTTGCCACCATAGCTGGAGAGAGGGTATCGTTACGTGTAAACGACGGAGACATTCAAGAACAATTGTTCGATGTGGAACCTCCACGGATCAGCTTTTGGGGTCCACTTTTCCTTGGAGGAGTTATCTCATACCAAAAGGATTCCTCCTTCGAAAGTG GATTTGAAGGGAAAGTCAGTGACCTGTGGATCAACTACCAGCAGTTCAGCCTTAAAGAGCACGCCTGGAGCGGGGACAGGATTCCTGTCGAAGGGTACAAGTCAATGGACGAAAAAACAG ATCTAGTGGCTGCTTCGCGGTCATTTTCCGGTCAGGAGTATGCAGTCATTCCCATCACACCCCCAAGGCACGCGCAAGGCTCCTCTACAATCTCCATGGTACTGATGCCATCGGAGGGGGAAGGCTTGCTGTTTTACAACCAGGGGACAGAAGTTGGCACTTATATCATCCTCCTTCTTAAAGATAACCATGTCGTCCTTAAGCTGGGCCTAGGATGGGAAGATGTGCACACTACAGGTGAAGAAGTGACA CCAAATCGCTGGATACACCTACAACTGACAATCACAAAATGGGGGGATGCAGAGATGCGGATCAACAGCGGACCGGCAACCCAGTTGTCCCGTGAGGGAATGCAGTACCAACCGGGACCTTCACTCCTGATAGGTGGCGTAACAGATGCGTTATGGAAAGATCTGATTGAGTTTCAGCATGTGCCAGAAAAGAGGGGTTTCGTTGGCGTCATCTACAGTGTAAAAGTGTACGGGCAGGAGTTCAAAATGACTGACGTGGCTCTACAGAGGCGAGGCCTGCTGATCAATTCAGCTACCACTTCGAAAGCAG CTCACTACAAAGAGATAGTAACTTCCAAGGGTTCATCTCTCAAGCTGCGATGTGACTACAGCTTCATCACTAGAGGGAAAAACCATTCGAACCCCCATGTGATATGGATGAAGGAAGATAGACGACAACTTGAAGGCACATTTGTCAACATAACCAATGGG GAACCTAAAAACAAGCATGTGTCCATGCTACACTTGAGGGACTTACATTCCAGCATGACTGGTAGTTACTCGTGTCTGGTGGAATATGGCGGAAGGGAAGTCGTCACGAACGCATTCGGGATTCTCGTAGAACCACCTCCTCAAATTCCAG AAGAGCAAAGAACCATGACACCAGCGGAGGCAGACAATATGGCTCTCGAAATCATCCTGGTGGTACTACTGGTTCTTTTTGCTGTAGTCATCAGTTTCTGTTTTGCTGCTAGGATCCGCTGCTGCCGGGAAAG GTTTCCAGTCCTTGGCACTCTCTATACCCAAATGGTCGACAAGGCAGGGAAGAGCAAGATCGTCAGGAAAGCGGGAGACGCCGTACAAAAGGCCGGAAAGAGCAAGATCGTGCGAACAGCAGGGGAGGCGGTACAGAGCATCAAAACTGGAATGGACAAGATAGGTGCAAAGTTACGACCCAACCGGTGGCAAGGAGACTCGGGCTTCGAACAGCTACATCACAAGTTTGGTGCAAAGATACGGTCCGACCTGTACAAAGATCAGACCGACAGTGCTAATGAGGATGAAGAGAGGATCAAGGAACCACCTGATCACGACACTGTTGTTTCCCTCAGTCCTGTTGCCCCAGCAAGCAGGACTTCGCTAGCCATGGTTGATAACGTCTCACCAGCTCAATCACTGTACAGCAATATGTCGCTGGTGGATAAGCGTCGGGCGAGCCTCACGAAGAGTGGAAGCAATGATATAGATGCTTGTGAATGTTCTCCAACGAGCAAGAGTGTTTTACCAGAACATATATCTTGTACCATGACGAGCTCGCTGTCACCATCACCTTCCGGTGCAAGAAGGCGACTTTCCATGGAGGAGGTCCCCACCACACCGCCGTCGTCAGACTTCCTTATTTCTTCACCAAGCACTACTCCACTGCAGTCCAGGGTTTCATCATCAGTACCAGCATCGCCAGAACCGTTCTCTATCTCTACTCCAGGTAGTTCGCCACCAGCGTCTCCGGAGAAGGCAAAACCTGGAGAACCTCCTCCTGCTGCAGGTCCACCGGGACCTACTCCTGCTGCAGGCTCACCTGGTCCACCTTCTGCAGGCTCACCGGGACCACCTCCTGTTGCAGGCCCTCCCCCTGCTACAGGACCTCCCCCTGCTGCAGGACCTCCTCCTGCTGCAGGACCCCCCTCTGCTGTAGACCCACTGGGACCACCTCCTGCTTCAGGACCTCCCCCTGCTGCAGGCCCACCGGGACCGCTTCCTGCTGCAGGACCTCCCCCTGCTGCAGGCACACCGGGACCGCCTCCTTCTTCAGGACCTCCTCCTGCTGCAGGCTCACCGGGACCGCCTCCTGCTGCAGGACCTCCCCCTGCTGCAGGCCCACCTCCTGCTGTAGGCCCAcctcctgctgcaggcccaccGGGACCGCCTCCTGCTGCAGAACCTTCCCCTGCTGCAGGCCCACCGGGACCACCTCCTGCTTCAGGACCTCCCCCTGCTGCAGGCCCACCGGGACCACCTCCTGCTTCAGGACCTCCCCCTGCTGCAGGCCCACCGGGACCGCCTCCTGCTGCAGAACCTTCCCCTGCTGCAGGCCCACCGGGACCACCTCCTGCTTCAGGACCTCCCCCTGCTGCAGGCCCACCGGGACCACCTCCTGCTTCAGGACCTCCCCCTGCTGCAGGCCCACCGGGACCGCCTCCTGCTGCAGAACCTTCCCCTGCTGCAGGCCCACCGGGACCGCCTCCTGCTGCAGGACCTCCCCCTGCTGCAGGCCCACCGGGACCGCCTCCTGCTGCAGAACCTTCCCCTGCTGCAGGCCCACCGGGACCACCTCCTGCTTCAGGACCTCCCCCTGCTGCAGGCCCACCGGGACCGCCTCCTGCTGCAGAACCTTCCCCTGCTGCAGGCCCACCGGGACCACCTCCTGCTGCAGAACCTTCCCCTGCTGCAGGCCCACCGGGACCGCCTCCTGCTGCAGACTCTTCGGGACCACCTCCGCCTCCTCCTCCACTACCTTCGAGCAGTAGGCGGTCTAGCAGATCTGACTATGGTTGA